Proteins encoded by one window of Kribbella italica:
- a CDS encoding ArsR/SmtB family transcription factor, whose translation MSDDNVQLDGRVLRALAHPMRNRIVGLLRIHGPQTATTLAGRLGVNTGATSYHLRQLAEAGLVEDDESRGNARDRWWKASHQSTEFDAAALLQTEPELTMGFLHGVGQTYAENMFRAINGWQTLEPEWREATMLSDWAFHLTPDQAKALNGELLAVFEKYRTDLTQPAPEGTEKVTVQIQTFPWEQQ comes from the coding sequence ATGAGTGACGACAACGTCCAGCTGGACGGCCGGGTCCTGCGGGCCCTGGCGCACCCGATGCGCAACCGCATCGTCGGCCTGTTGCGGATCCACGGCCCGCAGACCGCCACCACGCTGGCCGGGCGGCTCGGGGTCAACACCGGCGCCACCAGCTACCACCTGCGCCAGCTCGCCGAGGCCGGGCTGGTGGAGGACGACGAGAGCCGCGGCAACGCCCGGGACCGGTGGTGGAAGGCGTCGCACCAGAGCACCGAGTTCGACGCCGCCGCACTGCTGCAGACCGAGCCGGAGCTCACGATGGGCTTCCTGCACGGCGTCGGCCAGACCTACGCCGAGAACATGTTCCGCGCGATCAACGGCTGGCAGACGCTGGAGCCGGAGTGGCGCGAGGCGACGATGCTGTCCGACTGGGCCTTCCACCTGACGCCGGACCAGGCCAAGGCCCTCAACGGCGAGCTGCTGGCCGTGTTCGAGAAGTACCGGACGGACCTGACCCAGCCGGCTCCGGAGGGCACCGAGAAGGTCACCGTCCAGATCCAGACCTTCCCCTGGGAGCAGCAATGA
- a CDS encoding MFS transporter has protein sequence MSTQQASTPYRAPLIAFLIANVVSVCGTRVSTIAIPWFVLMSTGSPVKTGVVALAEMLPLVLSKALGGPLIDRIGPKRVSVTTDTASLVVVALIPLLHHLQALSFPVLLVLVAVAGALRGPGDAAKGTLIPDIAAAAKTPLERVTGLESTTERLAGFIAFAVAGALIALVGEANALIIDALSFGLCALLIQRWIPGRHADQDQSQSTTSEGAEGQAVEGRYLERLREGWQFLRGDKLLLSLIIMIAITNLLDAAFSVVLLPVWIRDHGYGPEHFSLVLAVFSLSATLFALVAAAVGERVPRKLVFTAAFLICGAPRFLVMAFDSPLWSLMVVCAIAGVGAGFINPVLGALFIERIPRPLLGRVNSLGDALAWTGVPLGGVVAGAAIAGIGMAPALLAAGAVYFAATTSPLVFGRGENWGGRQRHASPSSDPPETKDRQVAAASSQ, from the coding sequence ATGAGCACCCAGCAAGCCAGTACGCCGTACAGGGCGCCGCTGATCGCGTTCCTGATCGCCAACGTGGTGTCGGTCTGCGGCACGCGCGTGAGCACGATCGCGATCCCCTGGTTCGTGCTGATGAGTACGGGGTCGCCGGTCAAGACCGGTGTGGTCGCGCTGGCGGAGATGCTGCCGCTGGTGCTCAGCAAAGCGCTCGGCGGGCCGCTGATCGATCGGATCGGGCCGAAGCGGGTCAGCGTCACCACGGACACCGCCAGCCTGGTGGTCGTTGCACTCATCCCGTTGCTGCATCACCTGCAGGCGTTGAGCTTCCCGGTCCTGCTGGTCCTGGTCGCGGTCGCGGGTGCGCTGCGAGGGCCGGGCGATGCTGCGAAGGGAACGCTGATCCCGGACATCGCGGCGGCGGCCAAGACTCCGCTGGAGCGGGTGACCGGGCTGGAGAGTACGACGGAGCGGCTCGCGGGGTTCATCGCGTTCGCGGTGGCGGGGGCGTTGATCGCGCTGGTCGGGGAGGCGAACGCGCTGATCATCGACGCGCTGTCGTTCGGGCTGTGTGCGTTGCTGATCCAGCGCTGGATCCCTGGCAGGCATGCGGACCAGGACCAGAGCCAGAGCACCACGAGTGAAGGAGCCGAAGGTCAGGCCGTCGAGGGCCGGTACTTGGAGCGTTTGCGGGAGGGCTGGCAGTTCCTGAGGGGCGACAAGTTGCTGCTGTCCCTGATCATCATGATCGCGATCACGAACCTGCTCGACGCAGCCTTCTCGGTGGTGCTGCTGCCCGTCTGGATCAGGGACCACGGCTACGGCCCCGAGCACTTCAGCCTGGTGCTCGCCGTCTTCAGCCTGTCGGCCACCCTCTTCGCCCTGGTCGCGGCGGCGGTCGGCGAGCGGGTCCCGCGCAAGCTGGTCTTCACCGCGGCGTTCCTGATCTGCGGCGCCCCGCGTTTCCTCGTGATGGCGTTCGACAGTCCGCTGTGGAGCCTGATGGTGGTCTGCGCGATCGCCGGAGTCGGCGCCGGCTTCATCAACCCGGTGCTCGGCGCACTGTTCATCGAGCGGATCCCCCGCCCGCTCCTGGGCCGGGTCAACTCGCTCGGCGACGCCCTGGCCTGGACCGGCGTACCGCTGGGCGGTGTGGTCGCAGGAGCAGCCATCGCCGGCATCGGCATGGCTCCGGCGCTGCTCGCCGCCGGTGCCGTCTACTTCGCCGCCACCACGTCACCACTCGTCTTCGGCCGCGGCGAGAACTGGGGCGGGCGGCAACGGCACGCTAGTCCGAGTTCGGATCCTCCGGAAACAAAGGACCGTCAGGTGGCAGCTGCTTCATCGCAGTAG
- a CDS encoding acyltransferase yields the protein MVDRLDFLPWEYARRATAEERAEQAERHRELGGKVELAEDVYIASTAAVFCDELRMGERSYLAANSYVTGEVSLGADSTVNPYAVVRGKITIGDGVRIGAHTSLLAFNHGSGRTDQPIFRQPHTALGITVGDDVWIGSNAIVLDGVTIGPHSIIGAGAVVTKDVPAWSIAAGNPARVLRDRREPAASRPAAASPASASLRTSTDLPERLAAFASRARDQVGDVLARSYDGDRFIDRPGIDAEPAIRPWCDAVEISDLLLRRTPEGHTADDLIRRLRSRQDPATGLLAPGDLAGDDKPDFTGLSVLQGAASYHILCAGYALQLLGSSFEHPIVLPTDLPAKLDALPWARNSWSAGSGLDALGTAMARNIYDHDVDPGDTFFTTFGWLTTRADPATGAWGNHHPDDGWLQVVNGFYRLTRGTYAQFGLPLPYPEQAIKTVLTHAQDRTAFSGDGYNSCNVLDVIHPLWLAGKQTAYGRAEGERWAREILDGLLDRWVDGEGFAFAPDGTDDRSIPGLQGTEMWLAVIWLLADYLGTAEPLGYKPRGVHRPDPLVTPPGGHLLA from the coding sequence ATGGTCGATCGCCTGGATTTCCTGCCCTGGGAGTACGCCCGCCGTGCCACCGCCGAGGAGCGTGCCGAGCAGGCCGAACGCCACCGGGAGCTGGGCGGAAAGGTCGAGCTCGCCGAGGATGTGTACATCGCGTCGACGGCGGCCGTCTTCTGTGACGAACTCCGCATGGGCGAGCGGTCGTACCTGGCCGCGAACAGCTACGTGACCGGCGAGGTCAGCCTCGGCGCGGACTCCACGGTCAACCCGTACGCCGTGGTCCGCGGCAAGATCACCATCGGTGACGGTGTCCGGATCGGCGCGCACACGTCGCTGCTGGCCTTCAACCACGGCAGCGGCCGGACCGACCAGCCGATCTTCCGCCAGCCGCACACCGCGCTCGGCATCACTGTCGGTGACGACGTCTGGATCGGCTCGAACGCGATCGTCCTGGACGGCGTCACGATCGGCCCGCACAGCATCATCGGCGCCGGCGCGGTGGTCACCAAGGACGTCCCCGCCTGGTCGATCGCCGCCGGCAACCCCGCCCGCGTCCTGCGCGACCGGCGGGAACCAGCCGCGTCCCGCCCGGCCGCCGCCTCCCCGGCGTCCGCCAGTCTCCGGACAAGTACCGACCTGCCCGAACGCTTGGCCGCCTTCGCCTCCCGCGCCCGCGACCAGGTCGGCGACGTACTGGCCCGCTCGTACGACGGCGACCGCTTCATCGACCGTCCCGGCATCGACGCCGAGCCCGCGATCCGCCCCTGGTGCGACGCCGTCGAGATCTCCGACCTCCTCCTCCGCCGTACGCCGGAGGGCCACACCGCCGACGACCTGATCCGCCGTCTCCGCTCCCGCCAGGACCCGGCGACCGGCCTGCTCGCACCGGGCGACCTGGCGGGCGACGACAAGCCCGACTTCACCGGCCTGAGCGTCCTCCAGGGCGCGGCCAGCTACCACATCCTCTGCGCCGGCTACGCCCTCCAGCTCCTCGGCAGCAGCTTCGAGCACCCCATCGTCCTGCCCACCGACCTGCCCGCCAAGCTCGACGCGTTGCCGTGGGCAAGGAACTCGTGGAGCGCCGGCAGCGGACTCGACGCCCTGGGCACCGCGATGGCCCGGAACATCTACGACCACGACGTCGACCCCGGCGACACGTTCTTCACCACCTTCGGCTGGCTGACCACCCGGGCCGACCCGGCGACCGGCGCCTGGGGCAACCACCACCCCGACGACGGCTGGCTGCAGGTCGTCAACGGGTTCTACCGGCTCACCCGTGGCACGTACGCCCAGTTCGGCCTGCCCCTGCCGTACCCGGAGCAGGCGATCAAGACCGTGCTCACCCACGCCCAGGACCGCACGGCCTTCTCCGGCGACGGCTACAACTCCTGCAACGTGCTCGATGTCATCCACCCCCTCTGGCTGGCCGGCAAGCAGACGGCGTACGGACGCGCCGAAGGCGAGCGCTGGGCCCGGGAGATCCTGGACGGCCTCCTGGACCGCTGGGTCGACGGCGAGGGCTTCGCCTTCGCCCCGGACGGCACCGACGACCGGTCGATCCCCGGACTCCAGGGCACTGAGATGTGGCTGGCCGTCATCTGGCTGCTCGCCGACTACCTCGGCACCGCGGAACCCCTCGGCTACAAGCCCCGCGGTGTCCACCGGCCCGACCCGCTGGTCACGCCGCCCGGAGGTCATCTACTAGCCTGA
- a CDS encoding LacI family DNA-binding transcriptional regulator, which translates to MIDTGSSDGETAGDTPAGGAARPGRRVTISDLARRLDISKASVSYALNGRSGVSEETRRRVLELAEELGFHPNSAAVALSASRTRTIGIVIARDPALISTEAFYMRTLVGIEQYLNEVDSSLLLRLTGEHGEDLDVLRRWSRQGRVDGFILFDEHHEDPRIPLLKELGVPSVVVSSNAPADGVGRLISSPEETVALLLDHLVELGHRDIAHVSGPFHFVHEKLRVQLLQEHAVRRGIRVRHHEGSYRYEDGAEITRQVLTDGDRPTALVLGNDLMAVAALRVATELGTVVPDELSIVAWDDSPLCELARPGITAVDQQTMQRGRAAADLLFRIAAGDPQLHVEAPGGVLRTRESSARAPY; encoded by the coding sequence ATGATCGACACCGGGTCCTCGGACGGCGAGACCGCCGGCGACACCCCGGCCGGCGGTGCCGCACGCCCTGGCCGGCGGGTCACGATCAGCGACCTCGCCCGCCGCCTGGACATCTCGAAGGCCTCGGTCTCCTACGCGCTGAACGGGCGGTCCGGCGTCAGCGAGGAGACCCGGCGGCGGGTGCTCGAGCTGGCCGAGGAGCTCGGCTTCCACCCGAACTCGGCGGCCGTCGCGCTGTCCGCGAGCCGGACCCGGACGATCGGCATCGTGATCGCCCGCGACCCGGCGCTGATCTCCACCGAGGCGTTCTACATGCGCACGCTGGTCGGCATCGAGCAGTACCTGAACGAGGTCGACTCCTCCCTGCTGCTGCGGCTGACCGGCGAGCACGGCGAGGACCTGGACGTCCTGCGGCGCTGGAGCCGGCAGGGCCGGGTGGACGGGTTCATCCTGTTCGACGAGCACCACGAGGACCCACGCATCCCGCTGCTGAAGGAGCTGGGCGTGCCCAGCGTCGTGGTCAGCTCCAACGCACCGGCGGACGGCGTCGGCCGGCTGATCAGCTCGCCGGAGGAGACCGTGGCGCTGCTGCTCGACCACCTGGTCGAGCTGGGCCACCGGGACATCGCCCACGTCAGCGGGCCGTTCCACTTCGTGCACGAGAAGCTCCGGGTGCAGCTTCTCCAGGAGCACGCCGTACGGCGGGGCATCCGCGTCCGGCACCACGAGGGCAGCTACCGGTACGAGGACGGCGCCGAGATCACGCGCCAGGTACTCACCGACGGCGACCGGCCGACCGCGCTGGTGCTCGGCAACGACCTGATGGCCGTGGCGGCGCTGCGGGTCGCCACCGAGCTCGGCACCGTCGTACCGGACGAGCTGTCGATCGTGGCGTGGGACGACTCGCCCCTGTGCGAGCTGGCTCGGCCGGGGATCACGGCGGTCGACCAGCAGACGATGCAACGCGGCCGGGCGGCGGCCGACCTGCTGTTCCGGATCGCCGCCGGCGACCCTCAGCTGCATGTCGAGGCTCCCGGCGGGGTGCTGCGCACCCGCGAGTCCAGCGCTCGCGCGCCGTACTAG
- a CDS encoding extracellular solute-binding protein, translating into MRLRSFVAAVAVSALGISLAACGGSDSGDSSGGGGGDATLTYWASNQGTSLDNDKQVLTPVLEKFTQETGVKVNLEVIGWNDLQTRIQTAITSGQAPDVVNIGNTWAASLQATDAFLPFDGDAMTAIGGKDKFVPTALATGGKEGTDPTSVPLYGLAYGLYYNKAMFAAAGLQPPKTWEEMVTAAQKLTVPAKKQWGMALAAGSYTENVHFAFINAAQNKADWFDADGKPTFTGDGNVQGVLRYLDLMQKDKVANPSNAQYDNGTKSVNDFATKKVAMVINQNNANSSIVANGMKAGEYGVVPFPAPAAGEQVASHVAGINLSVFKNTKNKDAALKFVKYMTDGGTQTTLGKPFASLPVLKDAKPAFTTDAAEAATFSDIYNTKSKPLPLVPAEDQFESTVGKAMNGMFAKIATGGTVSADDVKAALKTAEDQVAASS; encoded by the coding sequence GTGAGACTGCGTTCGTTTGTAGCCGCAGTAGCGGTGTCCGCCCTGGGAATCAGCCTGGCCGCCTGTGGTGGCAGCGACTCCGGTGATTCCTCCGGCGGTGGTGGCGGTGACGCCACGCTGACCTACTGGGCCAGCAACCAGGGCACCAGCCTGGACAACGACAAGCAGGTCCTGACCCCGGTACTGGAGAAGTTCACCCAGGAGACCGGCGTGAAGGTCAACCTGGAGGTGATCGGCTGGAACGACCTGCAGACCCGGATCCAGACCGCGATCACCTCCGGCCAGGCCCCGGACGTGGTGAACATCGGCAACACCTGGGCCGCCTCGCTGCAGGCGACCGACGCGTTCCTGCCGTTCGACGGCGACGCGATGACGGCGATCGGCGGGAAGGACAAGTTCGTGCCGACGGCTCTGGCGACCGGCGGCAAGGAAGGCACCGACCCGACCTCGGTCCCGCTCTACGGTCTGGCCTACGGCCTGTACTACAACAAGGCGATGTTCGCCGCGGCCGGCCTGCAGCCGCCGAAGACCTGGGAGGAGATGGTCACCGCCGCGCAGAAGCTGACCGTCCCCGCCAAGAAGCAGTGGGGCATGGCGCTGGCGGCCGGCAGCTACACCGAGAACGTGCACTTCGCGTTCATCAACGCCGCGCAGAACAAGGCCGACTGGTTCGACGCCGACGGCAAGCCGACCTTCACCGGTGACGGCAACGTGCAGGGCGTGCTGCGCTACCTCGACCTGATGCAGAAGGACAAGGTCGCCAACCCCTCGAACGCCCAGTACGACAACGGCACCAAGTCGGTGAACGACTTCGCGACCAAGAAGGTCGCGATGGTGATCAACCAGAACAACGCCAACTCCTCGATCGTTGCCAACGGCATGAAGGCCGGCGAGTACGGCGTCGTGCCGTTCCCGGCCCCGGCCGCCGGCGAGCAGGTGGCCAGCCACGTGGCCGGTATCAACCTGTCGGTGTTCAAGAACACCAAGAACAAGGACGCGGCGCTGAAGTTCGTCAAGTACATGACCGACGGCGGCACCCAGACCACGCTGGGCAAGCCGTTCGCCTCCCTGCCGGTACTCAAGGACGCCAAGCCGGCCTTCACCACCGACGCGGCGGAGGCGGCGACGTTCTCCGACATCTACAACACCAAGTCCAAGCCGCTGCCGCTGGTACCGGCCGAGGACCAGTTCGAGTCCACCGTGGGCAAGGCGATGAACGGCATGTTCGCCAAGATCGCCACCGGTGGGACCGTGTCCGCCGACGACGTCAAGGCGGCACTGAAGACCGCCGAGGACCAGGTGGCCGCGAGCAGCTGA
- a CDS encoding carbohydrate ABC transporter permease, translating into MSVATQEATPAAARPAKKKSKPGLERRPGLNRWLPYLLLAPAVLAELLIHIIPMIVGIWMSFVKLTKFFIANWSAAPAAGLGNYKIALDFDNAVGEGLLKSFGVTVVFSLVTVALSWVLGMAAAVALQPPFKGRAMLRTLFLVPYALPAYAGILTWNFMLQRDTGAVNHVLEQLHLSDGTTFWLIGGNALVSLIAVATWKLWTFAFLTLMAGLQSIPGDLYEAASVDGAGNLRQWRNITLPSLRPVNLVLVLVLFLWTFSDFNTPYVLFGTAQPPAGDLITFHIYNASFLTWNFGTGAAMSVLLLIFLMIVTGIYLLVTGRRSRRA; encoded by the coding sequence ATGTCCGTCGCCACACAGGAAGCGACGCCGGCCGCCGCGCGACCTGCGAAGAAGAAGAGCAAGCCCGGTCTCGAACGCCGGCCCGGTCTGAACCGGTGGCTTCCGTACCTCCTGCTGGCACCCGCGGTGCTGGCCGAACTGCTGATCCACATCATCCCGATGATCGTCGGGATCTGGATGAGCTTCGTGAAACTGACCAAGTTCTTCATCGCGAACTGGTCCGCCGCGCCCGCCGCCGGGCTCGGCAACTACAAGATCGCGCTCGACTTCGACAACGCCGTCGGTGAGGGCCTGCTGAAGTCGTTCGGTGTCACGGTGGTCTTCTCCCTCGTCACCGTCGCGCTCTCGTGGGTGCTCGGCATGGCCGCCGCGGTCGCGCTGCAGCCGCCGTTCAAGGGCCGTGCCATGCTCCGCACCCTGTTCCTGGTGCCGTACGCACTCCCGGCGTACGCCGGGATCCTGACCTGGAACTTCATGCTCCAGCGCGACACCGGCGCGGTGAACCACGTGCTCGAGCAGCTGCACCTCAGCGACGGCACCACGTTCTGGCTGATCGGCGGCAACGCGCTGGTCTCCCTGATCGCGGTGGCGACCTGGAAGCTGTGGACGTTCGCCTTCCTCACGCTGATGGCCGGGCTCCAGAGCATTCCGGGCGACCTGTACGAGGCCGCCTCGGTGGACGGCGCCGGCAACCTGCGGCAGTGGCGCAACATCACGCTGCCGTCGCTGCGGCCGGTCAACCTGGTGCTCGTGCTGGTGCTGTTCCTGTGGACGTTCAGCGACTTCAACACGCCGTACGTGCTGTTCGGTACGGCGCAGCCGCCGGCCGGTGACCTGATCACGTTCCACATCTACAACGCGTCGTTCCTGACCTGGAACTTCGGCACCGGCGCCGCGATGTCGGTGCTGCTGCTGATCTTCTTGATGATCGTCACCGGCATCTATCTGCTCGTCACCGGAAGGAGGTCGCGTCGTGCGTGA
- a CDS encoding ABC transporter permease subunit: MRETQGFKIYRGVVLIVLGLFVTIPLYVMITSSLKPLKDVQGAFTWWPSNLTIAPFIDMWKTVPLARYFVNSTIVAVAATAFSVVLAILAAFAVSRFKFRGRTVFTTTVLSTQMFPGVLFLLPLFLIFVNINNGLGVQLVGTRLGLIITYLTFSLPFSIWMLAGYFDSIPRELDEAAMVDGCGPMGALWRVVLPAARPGVIAVAIYSFMTAWGEVLFASVMTTEANRTLSVGLRQYSTQTNIYWNQIMAAALVVSIPVVIGFLLAQRHFVAGVTAGAVK, from the coding sequence GTGCGTGAGACCCAGGGCTTCAAGATCTACCGCGGTGTCGTCCTGATCGTGCTCGGGCTGTTCGTGACGATCCCGCTGTACGTCATGATCACGTCGTCGCTCAAGCCGCTGAAGGACGTGCAGGGCGCGTTCACCTGGTGGCCGTCGAACCTGACGATCGCGCCGTTCATCGACATGTGGAAGACGGTGCCGCTGGCCCGGTACTTCGTGAACAGCACGATCGTCGCGGTCGCCGCGACGGCGTTCTCGGTGGTGCTGGCGATCCTGGCCGCGTTCGCGGTGTCGCGGTTCAAGTTCCGCGGGCGGACGGTGTTCACCACCACGGTGCTGTCCACCCAGATGTTCCCCGGCGTGCTGTTCCTGCTGCCGTTGTTCCTGATCTTCGTGAACATCAACAACGGGCTCGGCGTGCAACTGGTCGGCACCCGGCTCGGGCTGATCATCACCTACCTGACGTTCAGCCTGCCGTTCTCGATCTGGATGCTGGCCGGGTACTTCGACAGCATCCCGCGCGAGCTGGACGAGGCCGCGATGGTCGACGGCTGCGGGCCGATGGGCGCCCTGTGGCGCGTCGTACTGCCCGCTGCCCGGCCCGGGGTGATCGCGGTCGCGATCTACTCGTTCATGACGGCCTGGGGAGAAGTGCTGTTCGCGTCGGTGATGACGACCGAGGCGAACCGGACGTTGTCGGTCGGGTTGCGGCAGTACTCGACCCAGACCAACATCTACTGGAACCAGATCATGGCGGCCGCTCTGGTGGTCAGCATCCCCGTGGTCATCGGCTTCCTGCTGGCCCAGCGGCACTTCGTCGCCGGCGTCACCGCGGGTGCGGTGAAGTAG
- the efeB gene encoding iron uptake transporter deferrochelatase/peroxidase subunit produces the protein MTDQQKGISRRGLLGAAGAAVATGVAGYAAHSVISNEESHAADTTGPVEFYGEHQAGIVTPAQDRLHFATFDVTTDKRDAVIALLKEWTAAAALMTAGRDIGQYGAVNGPAEAPPEDTGEAVGLPPARLTLTIGFGPSFFQDAKGNDRFGLKTKRPKALVDLPHFIGDNLDPARSGGDIAVQACSDDPQVAVHAIRNLARIGFGTTAVRYSQLGFGRTSSTSRAQTTPRNLFGFKDGTNNLKLEDTAKLEDQLWVQPEDGPDWMVGGSYLVSRRIRMTIETWDRTSLSEQETIVGRGKGTGAPLGKSDEFDAIDFEAKGNDGTPKVATDAHIRLAHPQFNNGAELLRRGYNFVDGSDGLGRLDAGLFFLAYQRDPRKQFIPIQNQLARSDVLNEYIRHVGSGIFACPGGVPAGSFWGERLFS, from the coding sequence ATGACAGACCAGCAGAAGGGCATCTCCCGTCGCGGCCTTCTCGGTGCGGCGGGAGCAGCTGTGGCCACCGGTGTCGCGGGGTACGCCGCGCACTCGGTCATCAGCAACGAGGAATCGCACGCAGCCGACACCACCGGGCCGGTCGAGTTCTACGGCGAGCACCAGGCCGGGATCGTCACCCCGGCCCAGGACCGCCTGCACTTCGCGACCTTCGACGTCACCACCGACAAGCGCGACGCGGTGATCGCTCTGTTGAAGGAGTGGACCGCAGCGGCAGCGCTGATGACCGCCGGGCGCGACATCGGCCAGTACGGCGCGGTGAACGGCCCCGCCGAGGCCCCGCCCGAGGACACCGGCGAAGCCGTCGGCCTGCCGCCGGCCCGGCTCACGCTCACGATCGGGTTCGGCCCGAGCTTCTTCCAAGATGCCAAGGGCAACGACCGGTTCGGCCTCAAGACCAAGCGCCCGAAGGCACTCGTCGACCTGCCGCACTTCATCGGCGACAACCTCGACCCCGCCCGCAGCGGCGGCGACATCGCCGTCCAGGCGTGCTCCGACGACCCGCAGGTCGCCGTCCACGCGATCCGCAATCTCGCCCGGATCGGCTTCGGCACCACCGCCGTCCGCTACTCCCAGCTCGGCTTCGGCCGGACGTCGTCGACGTCGCGCGCGCAGACCACGCCCCGCAACCTGTTCGGCTTCAAGGACGGCACCAACAACCTCAAGCTCGAGGACACCGCCAAGCTCGAGGACCAGCTCTGGGTCCAGCCCGAGGACGGTCCCGACTGGATGGTCGGCGGTTCCTACCTGGTGTCACGCCGGATCCGGATGACCATCGAGACCTGGGACCGGACGTCGCTCAGCGAGCAGGAGACCATCGTCGGGCGCGGCAAGGGCACCGGCGCACCGCTCGGCAAGTCCGACGAGTTCGACGCCATCGACTTCGAGGCCAAGGGCAACGACGGCACACCGAAGGTCGCCACCGACGCGCACATCCGGCTGGCTCATCCCCAGTTCAACAACGGCGCCGAACTGCTCCGCCGCGGCTACAACTTCGTCGACGGCTCCGACGGACTCGGCCGCCTCGACGCAGGCCTGTTCTTCCTCGCCTACCAGCGCGACCCGCGCAAGCAGTTCATCCCGATCCAGAACCAGCTCGCCCGCTCCGACGTCCTGAACGAGTACATCCGCCACGTCGGCTCCGGCATCTTCGCCTGCCCAGGCGGCGTACCAGCGGGCTCGTTCTGGGGCGAGAGACTCTTCAGCTGA